Genomic window (Streptomyces sp. NBC_01431):
GGCCGGCGAGACGGCCCCGCTGCTGCTGATCGCGGCCTGGTCGGCGGGGCGCCACATCATCGGCGCCACACGGGCGCTGGCCGCGTTCACCGGTGCCTTCCTCCTCTACCTGGTGGTCGGCATCGCCGTGCTGTGGCCCATCGCACAGCCGGTCCTGGTGGCCATCTTCGGCACGCTGTTCTTCCTGGCGGCGGCCGTCGTGCCCGGCCTCACCAGCCGGTACTGGTCGCAGCGGCGCACCCTGCTGCGTGCCATGCAGGAGCACAACGCCCAACTGCTGCGCGAGCGCGCGATGGTCGCGGGCCAGGCGCGGCTGCGCGAACGCCAGCGCATCGCCCAGGACATGCACGACAGCCTCGGCCACCAGCTGGCGCTGATCTCCGTGCACACCGGCGCCCTGGAAGTGGACCCCGAACTGACCGGCCGCCAGCGGGAGGCGGTCGGAGTGCTGCGGCAAGCCTCGGTCTCCGCCATGCACGAACTGCGCGAAGTCGTCGGCATCCTGCGGGACGGCATCGAAGCGCCCACGGCGCCCGGCGCCCAGCCCGCATCCCGCGGCACCGCCGGGATCGAGGCGCTCGTCGCGGCCGCCCGCGCCGCCGGAAACACCGTCGAACTGCGCGGCAGCGGCGAGCCCAGGCCACTGGCAGCCGCCGGTGACCACGCCGCCTACCGGATCGTCCAGGAAGCTCTCACCAATGCCTACAAGCACGCGCCGGGCGCCCCCATCACCGTGGAACTGCGCTACGAACCGGACTCCTTCGTCATCGAGGTCGTCAACGGCGTCGTCGACCGCGCCGCCGTGGAACAGGCCGGCGAGGTGGTCAGCGGCGGTCAGGGACTGACCGGACTGCACGAGCGGGCCCGCCTCGTCGGCGGCATGGTGCACACCGGCCCCACCGACGACGGCGGCTTCCGCGTGGCGGGGGTCCTGCCGTACGGGGCGGCCGACGCAGCGACCTTCGTAGCGGCCGGCGACGACTTCCGGCAGCAGTCGGCATCCCTCCCGCTCGGCGACGGTGGTCCGGTCGTGGACTGGAACATCGCGGAGAAGGAGCTGGGCATGAGCGGCAGGAACAAGGCGGGCGGCGTCGCGCTGGGATGCGGGATCGCCGTGGGAGCGGTGGTGCTCCTCGTGATCGCGGCGGTCGTCGGGCTGTTCCTCCTCGCCGGATCGGCTGAGAAAGCCATGATCGACCCGTCCGAGTACGACAAGATCCAGGTCGGCACGTCCGAAGCTCAGGTCCGCGAGCAGCTGCCGAGCGGCGACACGGTGCTGACCTCCGGCCTAGCCGGCAAGGGACCCGCAGAACCGGAAGGCTCCCGGTGCACCGTCCTGATGTCCTCCGAAACCGGCGAGGGCATCAAGACAGAGCCGGTGTTCCGGTTCTGCTTCAAGGACGGCAAGCTGATCGAGAAGAAGTCGTACGACGTGGAGCGCTAGCTGCGGCCCCGGGGGCGGCTCAGCGGCGGACAGGACAGGATTTGGGTGTGACGGGACCACGCATCAGGGTCGTGATCGCCGACGACGAACCCCTCATCCGGGCCGGGATCCGCATGATCCTCACCTCGGACGCGGCGATCGACGTCGTCGCGGAGGCCACCAACGGCCGAGAAGCCGTCGAACTCGCCCGCTGCCACGCCGTGGATGTGGTACTGCTCGATATCCAGATGCCGGAAATGGACGGCCTGAGCGCCCTGGCCGAACTCCGCAGGGCCGTACCCGCGGCGAGAGTGATCATCCTCACGACGTTCGGCGAACGGGAGAACGTCTTGCGCGCACTGGAGCACGGCGGCGCCGGATTCCTCCTCAAGGACACCGCGCCCGCGGAGCTGATCCGGGCGGTACGGGCCGCTGCGGCCGGCGACGCCTATCTGTCGCCCGGCGCCACCCGGCACGTCGTGGACCAGCTCGCCACGGGCCGGGCCGCGGCCCGCGCGGAGGAGGCCAGACGCCGGGTCGGCGTCCTCTCCGAGCGCGAGCACGACGTTCTGTCGCTGCTCGGCGAAGGCCTGTCGAACGCGGACGCCGGCAAGCGGCTCCACATGAGCGAGGCCACGGTGAAGACGTACGTCAGCCGGATCCTGGCGAAGCTCGACTGCGAGAACCGGGTCCAAGCGGCGCTGCTCGCACGGGACGCGGGGCTTTAGGCGGGGCAAGGGCGCCGAGGGAGTTGCGGGGGCGGGACGGCGGCGGGCGAGGCAGGAAGCGGGTCCCCCACCGCTGTTTCACGTGAAACAGCGGGCCGGCCTGCCCGCCCGCAGAGTTATCCACAGGGGGAGGCGGCTGCT
Coding sequences:
- a CDS encoding sensor histidine kinase, giving the protein MDVSSRVRSGWRLLKGPEPWSRRRITGEVALALALALVVGGIGLLNGGPWRAGAVAAGVAVLSLLRRSLPASVLLAAAALTMPAGETAPLLLIAAWSAGRHIIGATRALAAFTGAFLLYLVVGIAVLWPIAQPVLVAIFGTLFFLAAAVVPGLTSRYWSQRRTLLRAMQEHNAQLLRERAMVAGQARLRERQRIAQDMHDSLGHQLALISVHTGALEVDPELTGRQREAVGVLRQASVSAMHELREVVGILRDGIEAPTAPGAQPASRGTAGIEALVAAARAAGNTVELRGSGEPRPLAAAGDHAAYRIVQEALTNAYKHAPGAPITVELRYEPDSFVIEVVNGVVDRAAVEQAGEVVSGGQGLTGLHERARLVGGMVHTGPTDDGGFRVAGVLPYGAADAATFVAAGDDFRQQSASLPLGDGGPVVDWNIAEKELGMSGRNKAGGVALGCGIAVGAVVLLVIAAVVGLFLLAGSAEKAMIDPSEYDKIQVGTSEAQVREQLPSGDTVLTSGLAGKGPAEPEGSRCTVLMSSETGEGIKTEPVFRFCFKDGKLIEKKSYDVER
- a CDS encoding response regulator transcription factor encodes the protein MTGPRIRVVIADDEPLIRAGIRMILTSDAAIDVVAEATNGREAVELARCHAVDVVLLDIQMPEMDGLSALAELRRAVPAARVIILTTFGERENVLRALEHGGAGFLLKDTAPAELIRAVRAAAAGDAYLSPGATRHVVDQLATGRAAARAEEARRRVGVLSEREHDVLSLLGEGLSNADAGKRLHMSEATVKTYVSRILAKLDCENRVQAALLARDAGL